From Arachis stenosperma cultivar V10309 chromosome 2, arast.V10309.gnm1.PFL2, whole genome shotgun sequence, one genomic window encodes:
- the LOC130961681 gene encoding uncharacterized protein LOC130961681: MKLVWSPETASKAYIDTVKSCEKLKESGVAELLSAMAAGWNAKFIVESWCHGGPIATSVGLAVAARNTGARHVCIVLDEISRLKYTQSMAEMGVAPPPEVVIAGSAEAAIGGLVGLDFLVVDCKQRDFARVLRVARVSNRGAVLACKNAWQMSNNWNNLSRFRWNVVLEKGTRVVRSVFLPVGKGLDIAYIGSKSGGAGAGGGSSSGSGSSRDGGASSGRKGPSRWIRHIDQQSGEEHLFRE; the protein is encoded by the exons ATGAAGCTTGTTTGGTCTCCAGAAACTGCTTCTAAAGCTTACATAGACACTGTTAAATCG TGTGAGAAATTGAAGGAATCTGGGGTAGCTGAGCTCCTATCAGCCATGGCGGCCGGTTGGAACGCGAAGTTCATCGTGGAATCGTGGTGCCACGGCGGCCCCATAGCGACAAGCGTAGGCCTAGCAGTTGCGGCTCGCAACACCGGTGCAAGGCACGTGTGCATAGTCCTGGACGAAATCTCACGGCTAAAGTACACACAATCAATGGCGGAGATGGGGGTGGCGCCGCCTCCGGAGGTGGTAATCGCGGGGTCGGCGGAGGCGGCGATAGGTGGACTGGTGGGATTGGACTTTCTTGTGGTGGATTGCAAGCAAAGGGACTTTGCTAGGGTTCTTAGGGTTGCTAGGGTTAGCAATAGAGGTGCAGTTTTGGCATGCAAGAATGCATGGCAAATGAGTAATAATTGGAACAATCTTTCACGGTTTAGATGGAACGTTGTTCTTGAAAAGGGGACACGTGTCGTTAGATCCGTGTTCTTGCCTGTTGGCAAGGGTTTGGATATTGCTTACATAGGCAGCAAAAGTGGTGGTGCTGGTGCTGGCGGCGGCAGCAGCAGTGGCAGTGGCAGCAGCCGCGACGGCGGTGCATCAAGTGGTAGAAAGGGTCCTAGCCGTTGGATCAGGCACATAGATCAACAATCAGGGGAGGAACACCTTTTCAGAgagtga
- the LOC130963688 gene encoding uncharacterized protein LOC130963688 → MSGWSAENAKRAYLQALKMAKRGKEPDVSEFISALAAGKNATFMVAVCAGTAGSTTLALAAAAHQTGGRVVCICPGSNEQQGSRKALGVYGDSVEFVVGDARTLLLGEYKGSDFVLIDCDITNAREAFMAAFKGAKKDGAIVVGFNVRHRASKWRQMKGSFLPIGEGLLVTKVDSNSIVKSHDEKVEQRRKSHWIVQVDKCTGEEHIFRVTSPNRKLQIEV, encoded by the exons ATGTCTGGCTGGTCAGCTGAAAATGCCAAGAGAGCTTATCTTCAAGCACTCAAAATG GCGAAAAGGGGCAAAGAACCTGATGTATCTGAGTTCATATCTGCATTGGCAGCAGGGAAGAATGCAACATTCATGGTGGCAGTTTGTGCCGGCACAGCCGGCTCCACCACGCTAGCACTGGCTGCGGCCGCCCATCAAACAGGCGGCCGAGTGGTGTGCATTTGTCCCGGCTCGAATGAGCAACAGGGATCAAGAAAAGCTCTAGGAGTTTATGGAGACTCTGTTGAGTTTGTTGTGGGAGATGCAAGAACCCTTTTGTTAGGTGAATACAAAGGCTCTGATTTTGTGCTTATAGATTGTGACATCACAAATGCAAGAGAGGCTTTTATGGCTGCATTCAAAGGGGCAAAGAAAGATGGTGCAATTGTTGTTGGATTCAATGTGAGGCATAGAGCTTCAAAATGGAGACAAATGAAGGGTTCTTTTTTGCCTATTGGAGAAGGGTTGCTTGTTACAAAAGTAGATTCAAATAGTATAGTTAAGAGTCATGATGAGAAGGTTGAACAAAGAAGGAAGAGTCATTGGATTGTTCAAGTTGATAAGTGCACTGGGGAGGAACATATTTTTAGGGTTACCTCTCCTAACAGAAAATTACAGATTGAAGTTTGA